The genomic stretch GTTCCACTGGCAGGGTCAGAGCACCTGCCCCCGCCACCTGCCAGGAGGGCTGGGGGTAGGGAAAGGACGGACTTCACTTTTACTTCTGGGGGCTAGGCTTTCTACAGGAAGCATCAGTGGCCTAGCAGGGAAGGCCAGGTGGGCAGCCAAAGGGAGTGGTCTGGGGTAAGAGAAGAACTGCCTGGAGAGGACAGGCAGACCCCGCTGCAGGagccggggcgggggcggggggcggacGTGGCTCAccgtggagggggtgggggtggtcttCTTCCTCTCTAGGCCGGGCAAGGGGCTGGCAGGCACTTTTGCTGTGCTGCTGGCTTTGCGCCCCGATTCCCGGTCCTCCTCAGGCCTCTTATTTTCCGCGTTGTTACTCTGAGTCTTCTTAGAGTAGGAATTCGAGGTGGGAATGGCAGGACCAGCTGCTGGGCCAGAGCGACAGAGAGAATGGGTAAGGGCGGGGGCCCACGAAGGGCCCACCCCACCCACACGGTGCTCTCCTATTGTCTTGCTAGCAACCCAGCAAACCCCACAGAGGCCGAaagaagggacttgcccaaggccatgcTACAAACAAGTGGCTGAACGGGGAGTGAATGTCAGCTGTGTCATCCAAAGCGCCCAGAACCTGTGACCTCTCAGCAGAGGGGTGAGTCTCCCACCTGCAACCCCCAAAAGCACTCACCCTGGTCACTGAAGCGCCGCTGCTTGGGGTTGGCCGAGACACTGCGCTGTACCttgtgggagggggaaggagcaCTGCTATTGGTCAGATCAGCGGAAGGCCGGGGCTTCAAGGTGATGGCATCACCCTCCAGCTGCAAGAACAGAAACGGAGGGCGGAAGTCAGGCAGATACACACAGCCACCCCAGGCTCACATGACACACAGGGCTCACCCTGCAAGACCCACGTGCAACTGAACACTCTTGGGGACACACAAGCCCCGACACAGACCCTGACCAATACAGCCAGAGACACACTACCTCCGGCAAAGACCCCCGCTCTCAGAGAGGGGTACACACACCCACGGGAACGCACATCCAGACGCAGAGACACCCAGACGCAGGAGCCCCAAGCCTCCTGAGTAGGCTAAGGCGAGAATCAAAAGAGGGAGCCCAACACCACTGGCGCGAGAGCAGGGTGAGAGGCCACAAGTGCATGTGGGGACACAAATGGGGAACAAGACCCCCTGCCCAGAGACCCATGGACTCAGACATGGTGACCCAGATGGACAGAACACTACTCACGAAGCCTCTAGACTCAAAGACAGGTGGATGGACATACATGCAGAGCTACACATACCCAGACACAAGCACCAGGAAGAAGAAACACATAGACTCGCGACTCTTACAAGAAAGACACAGGGACTCATGCACCCACAGACCGAGATGCACACttccagaaacagacacacaaacataGGGAAACAAAATTTCTAGATCAACACAGAAACGACCCAGCCAGACTGACCTAGACCCAGTCCAACCAACACAGACCGAGCCAGACCTGCTCCCCCATATGGAAACCCAGGCCCGGGCTCGGACCCCACCAGCTTCCCTATCCATTCACTGATGGAGATCAGTGACAGCAAAGACCAGAGGACCTTGGCCACCAGAGCTGAGGCTTAACATTTGTCAGCACACCTTCTCAGATGAGCTTCTGCCCTCAAGGGGGCTAGAAGCATGGGGGTTCCACGCCAGCAGGGCCAGCCAGAGCGGGGAACAGAGCAGGGACACACACCTCGGAGCccttgtagcccaggagcaggTAGGTGGCCATCACTTCGTTGTACCTCTGGCCCACCAGCGAGTCCTGGATCTCTTCCCGCGTGTAACCCATGGAAACCATCAGGTCTGCACAGGGGAAACATTCAGTTAAGGCTGGTCCTGAGCACCACTCAGGCTCAACCTCGCGGCCCGGCTCGGCATCACCTGTCCGCCGGGGATCCTTGTAGTCAGGGAGTGGCTCCACGTAAGGCTTTAGTTCATCATCTTCGTGACCCACATTCATCCATCGATCTTTCATGATTTGCTGGAGAGCAAAGAGAAGCggaagggcagagaggagggagactCAGCTTGAAGCTCTCCTTGGGAACCCGGGGCCTTCCGGCCAGCGGGGCTCTCGGCTGCTCACCTCTAAAGTGCCTCTCTTGCTGGGATTGAGAATGAGAAATTTCTTAAGTAGGTTTTCACAGTCCGTGGACATGTAGAATGGGATACGGTACTTTCCCCTCAGGACCCGCTCCCGCAGCTCCTGCAGGAGGGAAAGTGAAAAGTGAAATCACCTAAGGCCAAGGGAAGAAACCTAACACCCAGGCTCCTGAGAGCTAAAGACTGGCCAGGCAGAGCAAAGTGAAATGCAGTAGGAGGCAGAGAGTCTGAGACGCGGCCCCTCCCCAGAGAGGTGGTGAAGTCAAACACCCTGGGCCCTCTGGCCTGACCAGCCTGAAAGCCTTGTGGGGCGAATGGACACACAACGGATTCCATCCCTTGAGAAAAGAAGTGAGGTTATTATACTGGGTGCAGATGACCTTTCAACTGCTGCTACCTTCTGCAAGCCCTTCTCTGAAGCTCTGGCGTGGGAGAAATGTAGACAGGTGGCAAAGGTGAGAGGTCAGGGGTAAGACCGGAGGTCACGAGAGGAAATGAGAAATCACAGAAACGATCTCAGCCTGCGCTTTACTCCACCTTGAGGTTCTGTCCATCGAAAGGCAGGGATCCGCTGACCAGTGTGTACAGAATGACTCCCAGGCTCCACACATCCACCTCGGGTCCATCGTATTTTTTGCCCTGGAAGAGCTCTGGGGCAGCATAAGGGGGACTGCCACAGAAGGTGTCTAGCTTGTTCCCAAAGGTGAATTCATTGCTGAAGCCAAAGTCTGCAATCTTGATGTTCATATCAGCATCCAAGAGCAGGTTTTCTGCCTGGGAGGTAAGATGGAAACTATAAGGAAACCAAGTGGACCACACTAAGGCACTGGGCAGGAAGGAGCTGAGGGGAGTGCGAAAACAAGCAGGAAGTCAGCTCCAGTCTCAGAGCTTTCTCCACCAACTCCAAGGGCAGGCCTTCCATCCGTTTGAAAGGCTGGGcgggaggagggcagagcaggcCATTCCTCACACAGGCAGCCATCGGAGAGCTGCGATCTGAAGGCTCAGAGACACTCTGAGCTGCAGAAGCTTGTGTGTCAGGCCCAGGTCAATCCTGGTTATCCTAGGAGGACTCAGGGGCCAGGAACCTCAGAGGCAGTCTCACACTCTGAAGTCTCCGTGAAAGAGATGAGTGTGCACGCACGTCTGCAGAGCAGCTGTGACGCAGCTGTGACAACAATGAGTATTTCCCCTCCATCAGCCACCAGGCTGCCCGAAGGACCAGCAAAGCCTGGAGCGCTCCTGCGACACGTGGCGGCATTGGGAGGTGATGGCAGAGAGGTGATATGGCAGGCCTCCTTGCTCGCTGGCTGGAATGAGACCCTAAGCCCAGCTGTAAGGTCCAGACCGGAAGCAGCCCTAGGGGCTTCCTCATTATCTCCAAAAAGTGAAAGCCTCGAGTTTGTTTGAATGCTCAGGACTGGTGGTTGTCAGGGTGAATGGAGCCCGGCCCTGATTCAGAGGCACAGGGGACAAGAGCATGTCTTACCTTTAAGTCCCTGTGAACGATAAACTTCTGGTGACAGTACTGCACAGCAGACACTatctgaaaggaaggaagaagagtcagcccagggccacctgaggGTAGGCCACAGTGGCTGGCAGAGATATGACCCCGGGGCCTAGTTCTAAGCTGCCACACAGATCACAAACCCCAAAGGACCCTCAAAAGGCCACTTACAGACCCTCCTTGTAAACCAGACCCCAAAAGGCTGAGGTCGGGCCCATACTCCAGGGAGTCACACCCACCTGGCGGAATTTAGCTCgagcctctttttctttcatcctgcCATGAGCCACAAGGTAATCAAACACCTCTCCTGCAAGAGACGGGCAGGTCTAGTCAGAGCttgctgggggggcgggggagtgggTGCACAGTAGGACGAGGCAGTTCCATACGTACCCCCACTGGCATACTCCATGACAAGGTAGAGCGTTTTTTCAGTCTCAATCACCTCAAATAATTTAACTACAAGAGAAAAGGCCAAACCCTGAGTCACAGAAGTAGCCCCAACATGTACAGGGGCACCCTCGGGATAAAAGTTCCCCCTTTCAAGTCCACCTTCCCAAGGACAAGTTCCTCTTAGAGCAGCCACACCACGAAGGACAGCCCCGTGGtgccagaggcagagctgggcttccCCAGGGGCATCCTGAAGATTCCGGACTCCAGAAAGCAAGGGCCTGGGGAGAAGGGCTCCATGCTGGGAGGTGGAGCCCTGTggtgggggaagaagaaaggaatgacaGCTGGTTCTCACCTATGTTGGGATGATTCAAAACCTTCATTATTCTTACTTCGCGGAATAGCTGGAAAATAAAATGCCAGGGGTCATGCTTGCTCAACTTGCTCCCCTCGGGTCCCCTCCAAACAGAGCCACTGCTGGGATTctttttccagaagagaaaacaggcaAGGAGAAAAAACAGGGCAGTTGTCCGGGTCATCTGGGGCCACCCCGATGGCTGAGAAGTAGGTGAGGGGGAGGAGTGCAGGAAGGGCTAGCGGGAGGAAAGCTGGGCTCCGACCACTTGTACTCTTGGGGGCAGCACCTGGGTAAGCCCGTGTGCCCTCTGCCAGTCTGCCCAAACCAGCCCCCGCCCAGCAGACGGGTTTTGGTCAAGTGCCTTTGAAGGAGGGAGTGTAAGCCCATGTACATGAATATTCAGAACTAAAGTTCAGTGACAAAACAGACTCCAGCTTGGTTGGTGTGAAGGGTGGGGAGAGCTGAAGGCAGACCCCGGTCTTCCGATTTCCAGAAGGCAGAGGGCTCTGACTAGTGGGCAGGCCTCTCTCTCCTGGCTCtctggggtggggacagaagaAGCCACTCCTATATATAGCTGATGCCAATTTTAATCAAATCCACCTCCACACACTCACGCGCTCTTTGTGAAACAAATCAGGGACTGCAAACCATACATTTCCATAAAGATGACAGACATGAACTCCATCCCCTCTGCGGGGGCCAGAGGactggaggtggggcttttgtgACTTCCAGGCCTCACTACTTATTTGCACTAAGAGCAGGACTAAGTTGTTGTTTTGGTGGGGGGAGGTCTGGAGTATAGTTTATGGAATAAAGTGaacacattttttcccccctttaatgAGATCCCAGAGCTTTCGTGAgctggaaaggaggaaaggagaaaagacagtctttccAGTCTTCAGGAACCTGATTCTGACCTTGGATCCCTTTTCTTGTTAGAGCCCAGGTTTCCCTTGCTTTCTTCCCTGGCCCAGCAGTTGTCTTAGATGAAGAGGCAAATAATGCTGGCCACCAACCGCCTCAGGGGCACTCATGGGGAGCAGCACTGAAATGGGGTGTGGAGACAGGGGCCAGGGTTCTTCCCCGGAGAGTGGCCACCTGTCCTGGAAGGGCTTTCTCCTGGAAGAGTGTGGAGTTTTCTGGGCTTGTCTAGAACCCTGAGAGGGCTCGTTTCTTCAGTGTTCGTCATTGAGGGAGCATTGCTGAGATCAAATTTAAACAGAGTGATTTGGCCAGAATCAGATTGGCCTTGGTAACAGAGTGTTTTGAAAGGCTTTTAAAATGGCTACATTTGTCTGGGACTGGTGCCTTCTAGCTAGTcaggaagaagcagggagaagAAGGGGGTGGGAAGTAAGATGGCCTGGCTGGCTGGCAATCACTGCGACGGCAGGCTGGACCATTCCAAAGACCAAATGGCCCACACCATGCTAGCTTCTACTCGGTGGGGTCTGACCAACATGTCAAGAGTAGCcctctttcacttttttctggaaagctccaAGCAGGGAACCCTGGTGATAATAGCAATGTTTCCTCTGAACCAAAGAAACTTAAGGGATCCCTCGGGTAACAAAAAGTGGGACACACTCTGGTTTTGGCTGTCAGCATTGCCAGAGCACCTCAACTCAAACCCTCTAACTCCAAGGGTGTCTCTAAGCGCCCCCAGCCCAAATCCCAGGCTTCCCAATGTCACTGTACTGACTGTTAGCATGAGGCTATGCCCACTCCTAACTCAAAACAACAATGTGCTCATGAGAAGAAAAATTCAATCTGCCATGAGAAAAGTACTAGGTCAATCCAGGTCAGAAATTTGAACCAGGGTCAGCTGGAGGATGAGGGCACAAAGGGAAATCTGACTTGACCTGAACAGGGGCAACTTTCTGGAAGCCAAATGGGAgatctcctccttcccccaaccACCGGAGCCCAGGATGGGAGGAGGGGTCCAGAGTTTCCAGCTCTATAACAACCCTTCTGCAAATGAaagtctccttttctccctcctacCAGCTTTTCATAGTTTCTTAAGCAGCGGGTATGAGTTCCCACCAGGAGGGTTTCCCCAACCAGCTAAGATCGTAGCTTCCCACTGTTAAGtcaaggagggaagggaaaagttcGACCTCATCTAGTCAAGACTACATGCACATGACTGTGACTTGTAGCTAAGAGGAGCCTAGAAGTGAGACCGAAAACTGGGGGCACCGTCCTTAGTCTGCACTCACTGCCAGAGGCATGAGACGAGTGTTATTAGCTTCTAAAAACCCCTGTCTTCAATACTCCTTCTCTAAAACACAGCTGGCACAGGCTCCAGTGGCAGGTTCCTGCCTCCTATCCTATACTTCTAGAGAAAGAACCTTGGATCGATCATTCCAGATCTTAGACTGTGTTtctagtaacagctatatacgtgTTTTTGCATAGGGTTGGCCACAGGCCAGAAGGGGACAAGACGCAGGAAGTCGGTCAGAGAGGTAGGCCAAAAGGCTGGGCGTGGGCAAGACTCCCGAAGAGGCAGCCCAGTCAGGAGGCGTCCACACCCAGGGTCCAACCAAAGTCCCAGGGGCAGCAGGGCCACGGACAGGGGGAGTGGGGACAGTGACATGCTCCGAGTTTAAACTAGGGCTTCAAGAGGAGGCTCAAAAGGGTCAGTACAACCCTGAGCCCTGGAGAGAGGCTCAGACAGGGCGGAGGAGCTGTGCCTTactttctggaggctggacgagTTCAGCTGGGTCTTGTCAATGATCTTCACAGCCACCTGAACACCAGACGAAAAGCCCAAGGTTACCGCTTTCCCCAAGTGAAACCCAGGGCTCGAATCTACTTCCACCTCGCTTCCATCCCATCCCTCTCGCCACCCCTATCTGTTCAGATCCCATTTCTGTCTGACAAACAAGAGGTTGGGTGTGGTAGGAACCCTACCACTACCTATGGGGGTGTCGACAGCCGGGAGAGGCTACCATGTTCCCAAGCCCAGGGCTCACCTCTTTCCCGGTCAGGATGTGCCGAGCCAGCTTCACCTTGGCGAAGTTACCCTTGCCAATAGTCTTGAGGAGTCGATAGTTGCCAATATGGGGCTGCTCGTCAGCAGAGGTGGCCGAGTTGCGGCCCCGCAGCATGTTGGACTTACTGCTGGGCTTGGAGTCGAGGTGTCCCAAGGCGGGCTGCAGGGTGGAAACACGCACACCTGTAAGTATGCTGCCCTTCCAGTCCCCCACACTTTTGCCCTTAGCTCTCTGCAAAAAATGTAAGATGCTAGGGGATAGGGACAGATTCCAGGGGGCTGGCAGGCATGCAAAGAATCATACggcaggggaagaaaaagaaggagatgAGAGTCAGTCAGTCTTCCCTCCAAAGCCTATGGTCCAGTGCCAACATCCTGCGGGTGGTGGAGCTTAGGACCTAAGCTGTCCCATCACTGCCTCCACTGCCTGGCAATACAACCCCCCATGAACAACCCAACGGCTCCCTCCACCTCATGTGTGACCCGTGCGCACTGTGAGAAGGCTGCAGCTCAAAGGTACGGGGGCAACACCATCAGAATTACTTCAGAGCTCTCACTGCCACCCAACACTTCACATTTACCTTTATTAGTTCGCACTTTGCATTGCTTTGTTGCCCATCCCGATGGAATGGAAGCTCCAGACAGGCACATATCATTTACCCATTGAGACATCCCAGCACCTAGATGGCCTGGATTGTGGTAGACGCTCAATGAACACTTGTGCAATGAACGAACGAAATGACAGGGTCTGAGCACGGCAACAGCCAGTCTGCCCTCCTTAGATACCCCATCATCGCCAAGAAGTGTGGGAGGAAGCAGAAATGACAACGACAGCACTGAacaggtatataaatgttcacaGGACGGGTACGGTCCAGACGAAAACATACATCTTATGAAGACCTGATCGTTCCTCAAAGGGCTAAACACACGATTACTGTgagacctagcaattccattcctaggtaccCACCCAAGAGAAACAGAACTGTAATCCACACAAAACCTTGTACACCGATGTTCATTCATAATATACCATATTCTTAAGAGCCAGAAAATGGAAAGGACACAAATGTCCACGAGTTGGTGAACAGATAAACCAATTCGAATATCCACACAGTGGAACAATCACcggcaattttaaaaaatgagtactGATACGTGACAACACGAATGAACTCTAAAAACATGATGCTCCTAAGTGAACGAAGCTGGTCCCAAAGGCTACAGAGAGACTCCATCTCTCTGGAATGTCCAGAAGAGGcgaatccatggagacagaaaggagatttgTCGAGGGCTAAGGAGggcagaggaaggtggggggattgtggtgatggatacACGGCTCTGAATTTACTAAGACAACTGTACACTttcaatgggtgaattgtatggtatgtgaattatacagCTCAGTAAAACTCCTAAGAGTCTGGTCTAAGCCTTGGCTAGAGCCCTGATTTACCTCTCGAAGAACCCCTGATGCCATCACTCCAGCATACTGGGACAGAGCTGCTGCCAGAGCCTCGTCCCATAACCACCCAGAGCTGCCTTGGAAAATTCAAGGAGACAGTCTGGAGAGGAGCAGCGTGACTAGAAGAGAATGAGTCAAAGTTCTTCCTTTCACAGCCCCTTGTGGCTCTAAACAAAGCCCTCAAAAACCACAGAGAAAAGGAATGACTTGCCACCACAAAGGAACTGTCCAGGGTTCCTGAGCAAGACTTGCTTCCCCAACCAGATGCCCCTCAGACAGGAAGACAACAATAACCCAAAGTAAGTATCTGCTACTGATGTCTCCCCCTCTTCCAGTGTCAGTGGAGGGCCAACAGTCGCTGCTGGCTGGTTTGGGGTGAGCTGCTTGACTCAGATCCCAGAAGCACAGGGGCTGGACCTTCGAGGAGAAGGATCTCGTGTGCAGGGTTGGCTCTGAAGGCAGAGGTTCCTGACATCTTCTTACCTCCTTGGCCCTTCAGGGAGCACTCTCTCTTCTGCAAGTCAAAGTCCCCAAACCCTTTGCTGTCTGTCCACCCAGGCTATGGAGCTCTCTGTCCCTCTGGTCTCCAGACACTCTGCAGCTCACCCAAGCCTGGTTGGTACTCAAACAGCATTTGCTAGAACAGCAGATTTTCaaatacttgtttttttcctcctaaaggGTTCACACCTCTTGGAGAGAAGACCGTTTCTAGGCCCTGCTGGTACTTGCATTTTGGCTCAGTCTACCAAAGGGCACCCTGAGTCCCATCCATCAGTGTCCCGAAGGCCCGGCCTCCTTCTCCTCAGCCCCATCTCCCTGCGGCTCCTGCTGGGCTGCCTACTGCCCTAGCCAGCTTGCCTAAGGGGCCACGAACAGGGAAAACCTTCCCTCTGCTCCAACTCCCACGAGAGGAAGATGGGTGGGGACATTTCTTTAGCAACCTCTACTCACCTTCTAAGTTTGTCACACCCCTCTTTTCTGAGGACAGGACTTGGCAATCTCTAAGTCCTCAAAACTGGAATAGGGACTTGGCGTCTACCCGAGGATTTGGGCGCTCTTCCCCTTGAAGTCATATCGATTGGGGCCTCCTACTGCCTGTCCTGGCTCTGCTCTGCCCGTGCCCCTCGGTGTTTCTGGCCCGAGGGGCTGGTGTGAGT from Rhinolophus ferrumequinum isolate MPI-CBG mRhiFer1 chromosome 11, mRhiFer1_v1.p, whole genome shotgun sequence encodes the following:
- the MARK2 gene encoding serine/threonine-protein kinase MARK2 isoform X1; translated protein: MLRGRNSATSADEQPHIGNYRLLKTIGKGNFAKVKLARHILTGKEVAVKIIDKTQLNSSSLQKNPSSGSVWRGPEGSKLSKHDPWHFIFQLFREVRIMKVLNHPNIVKLFEVIETEKTLYLVMEYASGGEVFDYLVAHGRMKEKEARAKFRQIVSAVQYCHQKFIVHRDLKAENLLLDADMNIKIADFGFSNEFTFGNKLDTFCGSPPYAAPELFQGKKYDGPEVDVWSLGVILYTLVSGSLPFDGQNLKELRERVLRGKYRIPFYMSTDCENLLKKFLILNPSKRGTLEQIMKDRWMNVGHEDDELKPYVEPLPDYKDPRRTDLMVSMGYTREEIQDSLVGQRYNEVMATYLLLGYKGSELEGDAITLKPRPSADLTNSSAPSPSHKVQRSVSANPKQRRFSDQAGPAIPTSNSYSKKTQSNNAENKRPEEDRESGRKASSTAKVPASPLPGLERKKTTPTPSTNSVLSTSTNRSRNSPLLERASLGQASIQNGKDSLTMPGSRASTASASAAVSAARPRQHQKSMSASVHPNKATGLPPTDSNCEVPRPSTAPQRVPVASPSAHNISSSGGAPDRTNFPRGVSSRSTFHAGQLRQVRDQQNLPYGVTPASPSGNSQGRRGASGSIFSKFTSKFVRRNLSFRFARRNLNEPESKDRVETLRPHVVGSGSNEKEKEEFREAKPRSLRFTWSMKTTSSMEPNEMMREIRKVLDANSCQSELHEKYMLLCMHGTPGHENFVQWEMEVCKLPRLSLNGVRFKRISGTSMAFKNIASKIANELKL
- the MARK2 gene encoding serine/threonine-protein kinase MARK2 isoform X9, with the translated sequence MLRGRNSATSADEQPHIGNYRLLKTIGKGNFAKVKLARHILTGKEVAVKIIDKTQLNSSSLQKNPSSGSVWRGPEGSKLSKHDPWHFIFQLFREVRIMKVLNHPNIVKLFEVIETEKTLYLVMEYASGGEVFDYLVAHGRMKEKEARAKFRQIVSAVQYCHQKFIVHRDLKAENLLLDADMNIKIADFGFSNEFTFGNKLDTFCGSPPYAAPELFQGKKYDGPEVDVWSLGVILYTLVSGSLPFDGQNLKELRERVLRGKYRIPFYMSTDCENLLKKFLILNPSKRGTLEQIMKDRWMNVGHEDDELKPYVEPLPDYKDPRRTDLMVSMGYTREEIQDSLVGQRYNEVMATYLLLGYKGSELEGDAITLKPRPSADLTNSSAPSPSHKVQRSVSANPKQRRFSDQAAGPAIPTSNSYSKKTQSNNAENKRPEEDRESGRKASSTAKVPASPLPGLERKKTTPTPSTNSVLSTSTNRSRNSPLLERASLGQASIQNGKDSTAPQRVPVASPSAHNISSSGGAPDRTNFPRGVSSRSTFHAGQLRQVRDQQNLPYGVTPASPSGNSQGRRGASGSIFSKFTSKFVRRNLSFRFARRNLNEPESKDRVETLRPHVVGSGSNEKEKEEFREAKPRSLRFTWSMKTTSSMEPNEMMREIRKVLDANSCQSELHEKYMLLCMHGTPGHENFVQWEMEVCKLPRLSLNGVRFKRISGTSMAFKNIASKIANELKL
- the MARK2 gene encoding serine/threonine-protein kinase MARK2 isoform X3; its protein translation is MLRGRNSATSADEQPHIGNYRLLKTIGKGNFAKVKLARHILTGKEVAVKIIDKTQLNSSSLQKNPSSGSVWRGPEGSKLSKHDPWHFIFQLFREVRIMKVLNHPNIVKLFEVIETEKTLYLVMEYASGGEVFDYLVAHGRMKEKEARAKFRQIVSAVQYCHQKFIVHRDLKAENLLLDADMNIKIADFGFSNEFTFGNKLDTFCGSPPYAAPELFQGKKYDGPEVDVWSLGVILYTLVSGSLPFDGQNLKELRERVLRGKYRIPFYMSTDCENLLKKFLILNPSKRGTLEQIMKDRWMNVGHEDDELKPYVEPLPDYKDPRRTDLMVSMGYTREEIQDSLVGQRYNEVMATYLLLGYKGSELEGDAITLKPRPSADLTNSSAPSPSHKVQRSVSANPKQRRFSDQAAGPAIPTSNSYSKKTQSNNAENKRPEEDRESGRKASSTAKVPASPLPGLERKKTTPTPSTNSVLSTSTNRSRNSPLLERASLGQASIQNGKDSLTMPGSRASTASASAAVSAARPRQHQKSMSASVHPNKATGLPPTDSNCEVPRPSTAPQRVPVASPSAHNISSSGGAPDRTNFPRGVSSRSTFHAGQLRQVRDQQNLPYGVTPASPSGNSQGRRGASGSIFSKFTSKFVRRNLNEPESKDRVETLRPHVVGSGSNEKEKEEFREAKPRSLRFTWSMKTTSSMEPNEMMREIRKVLDANSCQSELHEKYMLLCMHGTPGHENFVQWEMEVCKLPRLSLNGVRFKRISGTSMAFKNIASKIANELKL
- the MARK2 gene encoding serine/threonine-protein kinase MARK2 isoform X2, with protein sequence MSSARTPLPTLNERDTEQPALGHLDSKPSSKSNMLRGRNSATSADEQPHIGNYRLLKTIGKGNFAKVKLARHILTGKEVAVKIIDKTQLNSSSLQKNPSSGSVWRGPEGSKLSKHDPWHFIFQLFREVRIMKVLNHPNIVKLFEVIETEKTLYLVMEYASGGEVFDYLVAHGRMKEKEARAKFRQIVSAVQYCHQKFIVHRDLKAENLLLDADMNIKIADFGFSNEFTFGNKLDTFCGSPPYAAPELFQGKKYDGPEVDVWSLGVILYTLVSGSLPFDGQNLKELRERVLRGKYRIPFYMSTDCENLLKKFLILNPSKRGTLEQIMKDRWMNVGHEDDELKPYVEPLPDYKDPRRTDLMVSMGYTREEIQDSLVGQRYNEVMATYLLLGYKGSELEGDAITLKPRPSADLTNSSAPSPSHKVQRSVSANPKQRRFSDQAAGPAIPTSNSYSKKTQSNNAENKRPEEDRESGRKASSTAKVPASPLPGLERKKTTPTPSTNSVLSTSTNRSRNSPLLERASLGQASIQNGKDSLTMPGSRASTASASAAVSAARPRQHQKSMSASVHPNKATGLPPTDSNCEVPRPSTAPQRVPVASPSAHNISSSGGAPDRTNFPRGVSSRSTFHAGQLRQVRDQQNLPYGVTPASPSGNSQGRRGASGSIFSKFTSKFVRRNLSFRFARRNLNEPESKDRVETLRPHVVGSGSNEKEKEEFREAKPRSLRFTWSMKTTSSMEPNEMMREIRKVLDANSCQSELHEKYMLLCMHGTPGHENFVQWEMEVCKLPRLSLNGVRFKRISGTSMAFKNIASKIANELKL
- the MARK2 gene encoding serine/threonine-protein kinase MARK2 isoform X11, whose product is MSSARTPLPTLNERDTEQPALGHLDSKPSSKSNMLRGRNSATSADEQPHIGNYRLLKTIGKGNFAKVKLARHILTGKEVAVKIIDKTQLNSSSLQKLFREVRIMKVLNHPNIVKLFEVIETEKTLYLVMEYASGGEVFDYLVAHGRMKEKEARAKFRQIVSAVQYCHQKFIVHRDLKAENLLLDADMNIKIADFGFSNEFTFGNKLDTFCGSPPYAAPELFQGKKYDGPEVDVWSLGVILYTLVSGSLPFDGQNLKELRERVLRGKYRIPFYMSTDCENLLKKFLILNPSKRGTLEQIMKDRWMNVGHEDDELKPYVEPLPDYKDPRRTDLMVSMGYTREEIQDSLVGQRYNEVMATYLLLGYKGSELEGDAITLKPRPSADLTNSSAPSPSHKVQRSVSANPKQRRFSDQAAGPAIPTSNSYSKKTQSNNAENKRPEEDRESGRKASSTAKVPASPLPGLERKKTTPTPSTNSVLSTSTNRSRNSPLLERASLGQASIQNGKDSTAPQRVPVASPSAHNISSSGGAPDRTNFPRGVSSRSTFHAGQLRQVRDQQNLPYGVTPASPSGNSQGRRGASGSIFSKFTSKFVRRNLSFRFARRNLNEPESKDRVETLRPHVVGSGSNEKEKEEFREAKPRSLRFTWSMKTTSSMEPNEMMREIRKVLDANSCQSELHEKYMLLCMHGTPGHENFVQWEMEVCKLPRLSLNGVRFKRISGTSMAFKNIASKIANELKL
- the MARK2 gene encoding serine/threonine-protein kinase MARK2 isoform X13, translated to MSSARTPLPTLNERDTEQPALGHLDSKPSSKSNMLRGRNSATSADEQPHIGNYRLLKTIGKGNFAKVKLARHILTGKEVAVKIIDKTQLNSSSLQKLFREVRIMKVLNHPNIVKLFEVIETEKTLYLVMEYASGGEVFDYLVAHGRMKEKEARAKFRQIVSAVQYCHQKFIVHRDLKAENLLLDADMNIKIADFGFSNEFTFGNKLDTFCGSPPYAAPELFQGKKYDGPEVDVWSLGVILYTLVSGSLPFDGQNLKELRERVLRGKYRIPFYMSTDCENLLKKFLILNPSKRGTLEQIMKDRWMNVGHEDDELKPYVEPLPDYKDPRRTDLMVSMGYTREEIQDSLVGQRYNEVMATYLLLGYKGSELEGDAITLKPRPSADLTNSSAPSPSHKVQRSVSANPKQRRFSDQAGPAIPTSNSYSKKTQSNNAENKRPEEDRESGRKASSTAKVPASPLPGLERKKTTPTPSTNSVLSTSTNRSRNSPLLERASLGQASIQNGKDSTAPQRVPVASPSAHNISSSGGAPDRTNFPRGVSSRSTFHAGQLRQVRDQQNLPYGVTPASPSGNSQGRRGASGSIFSKFTSKFVRRNLNEPESKDRVETLRPHVVGSGSNEKEKEEFREAKPRSLRFTWSMKTTSSMEPNEMMREIRKVLDANSCQSELHEKYMLLCMHGTPGHENFVQWEMEVCKLPRLSLNGVRFKRISGTSMAFKNIASKIANELKL